In a single window of the Perca flavescens isolate YP-PL-M2 chromosome 18, PFLA_1.0, whole genome shotgun sequence genome:
- the LOC114573748 gene encoding histidine triad nucleotide-binding protein 3: MGSQGASGSEDCPFCQIANNQTDAEILLSDHELLCFRDIKPSATHHYLVVPRTHINNCKTLQGDDIPLGERMEKMGRSILEKNKVSNLNDVRSTTFFLS; encoded by the exons ATGGGGAGTCAGGGCGCTTCTGGGAGCGAAGACTGTCCTTTCTGCCAAATAGCGAACAACCAGACTGACGCAGAAATCCTGCTAAGT GACCATGAGCTTCTTTGTTTTCGTGACATAAAACCTAGCGCCACACATCATTACCTTGTTGTTCCCAGGACGCATATCAACAACTGCAAAACTCTCCAGGGGGACGACATACCTCTAG GGGAGCGGATGGAAAAAATGGGAAGGAGTATACTAGAGAAGAATAAAGTCAGCAACCTGAATGACGTCAG GTCGACAACGTTCTTTCTCAGTTGA